The window GCGCCCATAGCTGAACTGATTGAACTGCACAATCAACCAGTCGGGCGGATCGGCCGATACGGCGGCGAGCAACTTTCTTACCCCCCACGGTGGAGGACAGCGAAAAGCCCGTACCACCCTGACATCCGGAATCGGCGTTGCCTCCGGTTGTGCCGTCCATACCCGTACGTGGCCCCCTGCACGCGCCAGCGCCCGGGCCAGATGTGCCGTATGATCTCCGATACCGTCCAGCGCTGGCGGAAAGGCCGAGAATAGCAGGTCAATACGCATAGACGCCTTCATCGCTTGCGCCACCGCAGATACCGATCCAGTAGCCAGAGTCCCAGCCCCTGCAGATGTGGGTTGTTTAGCGTCAACACCTGACAGAGTCTACCAAAGAACGTGCGAT is drawn from Rhodothermus sp. and contains these coding sequences:
- a CDS encoding glycosyltransferase, whose translation is MKASMRIDLLFSAFPPALDGIGDHTAHLARALARAGGHVRVWTAQPEATPIPDVRVVRAFRCPPPWGVRKLLAAVSADPPDWLIVQFNQFSYGR